One region of Acidovorax sp. T1 genomic DNA includes:
- the dprA gene encoding DNA-processing protein DprA — protein MERDELAGWLRLALTPGVGNGTARRLLAAFGLPQVIFQQSEGTLAQCVTSAQAQALRLVPPGLAQQLETTWAWLQSAAPEGAARVFLTLGDGRYPQALLETEDPPLVLYGIGPAAVWAADPFPAARCLAIVGSRNPTAQGADNARQFARALHAAGLTIVSGLALGVDAAAHEGALDSAVAGAAVPATIAVVGTGLDRVYPRQNLALARRIAAHGILISEYPLGTPPLAANFPKRNRIIAGLSQGTLVVEAALASGSLITARMAVEQGRDVFAIPGSIHAPQSRGCHALIRQGAKLVESAQDVLEELQLPAPEAAPQPTAPGMTPSKPPESALLQAMGFDPVGLDALMARTGMDTAAMQVQLLELELAGAVARLPGGLFQRMGSA, from the coding sequence ATGGAACGCGATGAACTTGCCGGCTGGCTGCGCCTGGCGCTGACACCGGGCGTTGGCAACGGCACTGCCCGCCGCCTTTTGGCGGCCTTCGGTCTTCCGCAGGTCATTTTTCAGCAGTCCGAGGGCACGCTGGCGCAGTGCGTGACGTCCGCCCAGGCGCAGGCCCTGCGCCTGGTTCCGCCCGGTCTGGCGCAGCAGCTGGAGACCACCTGGGCGTGGCTCCAGAGCGCGGCGCCCGAGGGGGCCGCACGGGTCTTCCTGACGCTGGGCGATGGGCGCTACCCGCAGGCCCTGCTGGAGACGGAAGATCCTCCCCTCGTGCTGTATGGCATCGGGCCTGCTGCGGTATGGGCTGCCGACCCCTTTCCCGCCGCACGCTGCCTGGCCATCGTGGGCAGCCGCAACCCTACCGCCCAGGGTGCGGACAACGCGCGGCAGTTCGCACGCGCACTGCATGCGGCGGGGCTCACCATCGTGTCCGGGCTGGCGCTGGGGGTGGATGCCGCCGCGCACGAGGGGGCGCTGGACAGCGCGGTGGCGGGCGCCGCCGTTCCCGCCACGATTGCGGTGGTGGGAACGGGGCTCGACCGGGTGTACCCCCGCCAGAACCTGGCGCTGGCCAGGCGCATCGCCGCCCATGGCATCCTGATCAGCGAGTACCCCTTGGGCACGCCGCCCCTGGCGGCGAATTTCCCCAAGCGCAACCGCATCATTGCGGGCCTTTCGCAGGGAACGCTGGTGGTGGAGGCGGCATTGGCATCGGGCTCACTGATCACGGCCCGGATGGCGGTGGAGCAGGGGCGTGACGTGTTCGCCATTCCGGGCTCCATCCACGCGCCCCAGTCGCGCGGCTGCCATGCGCTGATACGGCAAGGCGCCAAGCTGGTGGAATCGGCGCAGGACGTGCTGGAAGAACTGCAGCTCCCTGCTCCAGAGGCAGCGCCGCAGCCAACCGCCCCTGGCATGACCCCATCGAAACCGCCCGAAAGCGCGCTGCTCCAGGCGATGGGGTTTGATCCGGTGGGGCTGGATGCCCTGATGGCGCGCACAGGCATGGACACCGCCGCCATGCAGGTGCAGCTGCTGGAGCTGGAACTGGCCGGTGCCGTGGCCCGGCTTCCGGGCGGGTTGTTTCAACGCATGGGCAGCGCCTGA